The Biomphalaria glabrata chromosome 6, xgBioGlab47.1, whole genome shotgun sequence genomic interval TCATACTTTTTGCTCCATCTGTTGAAATTGAGACAATTTTTCTAATGGAAATTGATACCCACAAGAATTAAAAGCACTTCTCCATGTACAGTTTCACCCTGGTTGCTTGACCAACTGAATAATGGTAAAACAAAGTTAAAACACATTGTGCATCTATGTACCAATGATGCCTTGTTTGTTGAATTGCACAGGAATTATATGAAGATAATGATACATGCTAGCTAGCCCTGCTACTTTTGTTGTCTCTCAGTTTTTGGCCACTGGCTTATATCACATCACACAGAAAGGTTTGAACTATAAGTCTATTTTGTGTTGTCTTCATAGCTAACCAAGGCCTGGAGGCTcaaatattctttgttttcaATGTGCTCCTCATAAATGAGTTatttcaaatagatctagatctttattttgAAGTGCATCTTTGAATCTGGCTTAATGGTTGATATTCATATAAGTGTTAGATCCTTTTTTACAATAGTCTTCTgaaatagttataaaaattaaaatccttCTTAATTTACCATTTAACCTTTCGCTCACCTGCCATCTCTAGAAGTGCTCTGAATGCTACATGTTTCATGTGGTCTTTGTGGTCCTCAACACTTTGTTCTCTCCAACTAGCCCTGACAGTCAAATATTGGATGttattttatgaatattagAACTATATACtagtttataaacaaaaaaaaaagacatgttaaaaaaacaacaactgaaggggaagaaaaagatattattatagaaaagccttagatttaaaatatcaacATTTGTATGCATTTGTGGACATACCTAGTCTGTTGTGCCCCTAGCCTAAGGGTACAAGGAGAGATTTGCCAGGAAGGGTTTTGTTTTTGGACATTAGACAGCTGTGTCTTCACTGTTGAACTCAAAGGAAACTTTGAAAAtgatcctgttttttttttaaatagaaaatttaTTTCATGACTTTTCAAAGCACAGTAACACTTGTTATATTAAACTTCTTGAAACCTACTCAATTATTATAATGAAATCATGGgatatatgaaaaaaacaactagattaCTTATCAATGTGATTATAGTTGGAATCCAGACTCAGCATGAAAAACTCCCAGATATCCCCTcacctcactggtccacaaaagagattggaccctaGCACAAAGAGtgtgctataagcatgaaagttgtgctttataaaagcaatttaaaaacaaaaaggttaaaaacCCATAAGGCCAGACTCACATTAACATAATACTTATGATAAAACTTTACACAAAATATATTCAGCTAGGTTGTCACATAACTGATAAAATGTCAAGGTcaacagcaaaacaaaaattagttttgcTACTTATATTCTTCTGATAGCTTTTATTAGAACTAAAAATAGCCCATAGAAACTAAAAGTAAACAAAGATCTTTCAATTGCACATTCTGGTTCATTCCAGGCTATTTGTGAAATAAAAGGTACAAAtaaaatggaaaacaaaatgcCTTGACGGTCCATAAGTTTTGTGTTCATTCTATTgtgtagatatattttttaattactttatattttgtattcaaaCTTAGAATATTATGTGTGTTCATTTAATTTGTTATTCCAATTTGTGAAATTAAGGTAtacaatttctaaaaaaaaaaagaatttttattttattacaaatttactaTTCTCAAACTAAGCTTAGATGTTGTTACTAGActtaaaaatttagaaatacAGAATAAGATTAACCTCACAATTTCAgtataacatagatctaagcACCAAAAATTGAAATGTAATTGCTTAAAATTAATAGTCAATCAAAACTAATTAAATCTCAGATATTACTGAATTGtgttaaacatatttgtaaattaaataaagGCTTGATCTAAATGACTTTAAACATAATGAATTATAGGACTGaccttttcaaaataattttatatttataattcaaaCAATCAGTTGAAAGGATTGAACTGAATCAGATGATAGAGACATCCATCTCTTTGATACTGCTGAACATTTCATGACATGTTAATTTGCAGCACACAACAACAAAACCCCAATAGTTCATACAGTTCAATGATTCCCTCAACAATTCAATTAGTCAATCAATAGTAGGATtcaatttaaatgatttttttttttaaattagatctttGCTGTCAAGTTCACCTACTTCTGTGGCCAATAGTTAATGACAGTGTTGCATGGTCAGCTCAACTGCTTTAATTCACCACCACTTACTAGTGTGTAGTATGTACCATAATGATGTATTCTTTATTTGAGAGAGGCAATGTTTAGTATTTAAGTTGCTACTGTCTTTCAATCCTTGCACACATTTGTTTGTAACTACTTACAAGTACACAGACAGTGTTGAAATTAAGTTCATTAGACTTTAATGTGAGCATGGTGGATGaatagtaaagtgcttggcttcagaatcaggttcaaatcttgttgaagactgggattttgaatttcaggattttttagGGGGTCTGAGACttcccaactctaatggttacctgacattagttggggaaagtaaaggcaattgTTTACTGTGCTGACCAAATGACACCCTCAATTAACATTTGGTCAGATTGTCAGACCTCATCTGCTCTACAGATTGCAAGATCTAAAAGGggtattaacttttttttaaagactttaatGCCTTCAAACTGCAAATTGCAGAAAATGAATATAATCCAACATTGAATAAGATCACATACGTAAAGTAAGTAAATATCCATAAAACTAGAAAGCTTGACTTGTCTATTAGTCACAGCGAACTTCAGTTTCCTCTAATTAAAGTTACAATAAACTGAACAATATACCATAAACAATATTATGCCTAAAATTCTTTTTATAGTCTCCCATAAAGACTTGTAGGTaactatctttatttttttagcattccTTCAAATattccatatttttttcttttagcaaTTAAATTGTTGATCAAAATGTAACTTGCTGTTGTAAATTTCACATGgaatgttaaagagaaacagGGCTATGAACAAGTTTTGTATTTTACTGTATGAAATATTTGCTCTTATAATGTACTCTTATTTGTAATGCATCAATTAACAAAATTTCCTCaagaataataaagattattactattattattatgcacTTTGTTTTCTCTTTGTCAAAATTCAGTGAAAAGGGAAACATgtccacaaaaaaaatgtgtccaaTATTGTTGAACAAGTTAACagagaaataattatttaactatTTGACTATCTTTCCAAATCCTGAGAATAACACTTTGAATGTCAACACTGCCCATTGCCTACCTGATGAATACATCATTTTGTGGTAACAACAGGAGATGCAACATAAAGACCTGACACAGGTGACAGTATGAAAGAAAGACATCATGGCAGGAGTCAGATCACCACAGCAATGTAAACCTATCAAACAAACTTTTGGTCTGGGTGCCTCATTACAGGATGCATCATGCTGGGATTTATGCTTTCCTGCCAATATCAGAAGTTACATTTCTATGAATATATGTATTATGTAatatatgtattatgttatataAGTACTATTTAATATATGTATTATGTAAAATATGTATTGTGTAATATATGTATTATGTAACATATGTTTATGTCAATTTAAATAGGTTATCAGTTTGTCTAAAACTTAATACAAACTGGTCTCTTAAACTCATAAACTTCAAGTATGAAAATTGGCTAGATCATAAAAACTGGCTAGATCATAAAAACTGGTTTAAGCATAAAAAACTGGTTAGATCATAATATGAGTCAAACTTAAACCAAatcaaaaaaaatctttcacagGCAACTTTTAATGCTGTATTGCTTAATTTCAAATGatcataatttaaatttatataaagaaACTTAATTTCATGCAGTTTATATCCAACTAAccagattttgtttaaaaacctTCCATGAATAATATCAGGGTGAGATCTAtgtaatatatttcattttatttttatttttaatccaAAGTCtgaataaaatttataataatcCTTATACAGTATTATTTTCTTTGCTAATTTCTCAAAGatatcaatttttaaatattcttttcaaaagatggtttgatattaaataaaataatcaatatTACTATTTTACTAATAAGTTGATAGATAACAGATAAATGCAGTCACTACTGTTCTCAAAGAGACTATGAATCACCTGTAACAGCATGTTCACATCCCCTAAGAATTGTTGGTGCCAGCTGTGCTATCATCTCCTCAAATCTCTGTGCACATTCTACGTCACTGGTGATGTTAAACTTCATGCTCTTCAAACAATGACAGCTGAGACCTGGAATAGCAACATTTAATAAAACATCAAACATATGTTTACAAAGTTTaggtgtttgtttgtttgtgttaaatattttacatgtttgaaatgttccttcagaaatgaagataatctacttcctagtccaaaccttccgaaTGACTATGGGGGACGGTAGAGGGCGGGGTATGAAACCAGGGCTGTTGAGACGACAGCGCGCATACTGCAATACAAGGCACTCATCCTGGTTTGATTACCATACATGGCTACGATAGCTAAGGTTAACTTATTTATTCTAAGAAGCAAAATGGTCAGAAAAACCTTGTTACAAATCATTTGGGAGAGAGTAATGAAACATTTGTCTGCTGATTTGAAGAATATGAGTGGGAATAATTTATGAAATATCATAATATGGTCAGAGCACTCAGGCACAAAAACTTTTCAGGAACATTTGTAAGGGAGGTGATAGGTGCTTaacactaaaataatttaatcaaaTAACACAGGCAAAAGGCCAACAATACAAAGTTGTTGATGCTGATAAATGATGtcaaaatactttaatacttaatgaaGGGAACCGCCAAATGTTGTATTATCTACTTCAGTGACTAATACCAACCTTATTCTAGGGCTGCCAaaagtcttctgtttacttCCTAAGAtcctaagtttgtttttttagcggcccccaaaaggggaaaagacactattagttttatgcgaaatgtctgtccgtccgtcccctttagatctcgtaaactagaaaagatattcaaaatccgacatcacaatattttagaccattcaaagttctgatgcaacggctactttttttttttctgaaagcgaaaaatctaatttttaaaatcaagttatgcaagcagttttttaaagagaaaaagctaattagtatgcattataagttagacctaatttaaaatgaatagtaatcttataaatttcatttttctaaacattttttttattgcggaaattattattattattttttttttgaggattcgaataagagattgagccttttcaaaacaattttatcaattataagacatcagttaggccaggggaggcgcggtgggtgagcggtaaagcgcttggcttctgaaccgggggtcccgggctcgaatcctggtgaagactgggattttcaactttggaatctttaggcgcctctgagtccactcagctctaatgggtacctgacattagttggggaaaagtataggcggttggtcgttgtgctggctacatgacaccctcgctaaccgtaggccacaaaaacagatgagctttacatcatctgccctttagaccacaaggtctaaaaggggaactagttaggccaggttcacatctaacttacACCTATcttttgatctgcgggaccgttggggcactacacaagatctgttaaccttctttctccattcttatctctcaattgtctttaatttcatttggatgttctttctgaaaatattgaagcatgcctgggtggacctcttcgggggccgattttgagtttccatacaaactgtcttttgtaaccttgttattttttgttttattgtcacTAAAACTTTCCCTATTTATGAAACAATAAACTTTTCTTGCCAAATTCCTAAGTGTACCATGACAAGGTAAGATGTTCTGGTTACTACTTTTAGGAGATGAGTTAAATTCTGAATTTGTATTCCCTTAAGCAATGACACTAAATACACTAAGTTTAGAAGGTAAGTTTTTAATATAGTTACATCTAGCCAGAGGAAGGCATTTTCAAatctaaaagtttttttaatttaaattttctgtCAAAACATGGTAGTAAAACGTGGTCAACAACAAACACCCTATTAAGCCAAACAAGGTGCTACAAAAGAAGGGAACTGATTTCAATAGTGTAAGAGGTGTTGAGAAGAATAGAGCTGGTGCAAGCAGGGGTCTCTCCCTGTACCAAGACTGGAGAACCCTGAAAAACACTGCTAACTTCCTGGACCATGCTGCAAGGACTAGTTTCAGTATGGGGTCTTAAAGTGTGGAAATGTACTATTTGGACAGTCTTATAAATTCTTGGGTTTCAAGACGAAAGTTTGCAAGCCAATTATTTCAAATGTGTTATGGAAGTCAATAAGCTTTTCTACTTGCTTCTATGGGCAACATAAtgattatagtaaaaaaattgtttagaaatatctttaaaagtcctccccccccctcccaaattcTTTTCTCTTATTAGTATAACAGCATATTCAGCTAATTGAATctattgtttattaattaaaaaactagcaataaATTGCTGACTCCCAGGATTACAACCTGTGTCGGTCTATTAATCCACAATcaatttctgtttgtttattgtcATACATACATCTTTTAAAAAGGTTGGTAAGAGCATTCTATTTTCAAACTGTCAGATGTATGCCAAAGGTTCCCAAATCATGTTGGGCCCCATCATTGGTTTGTAGCAAGTAAACATAAGCCTATGgaaatcaaattattttttctaacgttattttttaaataacattttagggaaaaataattaaatctgCTATAAGATTGCTTTATAAAGCTTGAGAAAAGTCTTCCAACAATGTGCAAAAGATCAATTTAATGAGATAAAATTGTATGTACTATTTTGTTCATTATGTACTTAAAATGTCATCTTCAACTCTAATTCTTATTATATATCCATCATATATCCTCAGTTCAAACGAATAAAACTCACAATTAGCAAACTAAGAATGGGACTACCAAAAGGTATCACTTCTACCACACCATTCTGCCCCTCCTTACCCTCCAAAGCTTACCTTGCTTAGATGCTCTTCTCTCTGCAGATGAAATATGGCATTCGTTGACCTCTAGGCCAATCACACTGTGTCCATATTGCTGATGTAAAATGTGATCCAGATAGCCCTaaaacacacagaaaaaaaaattaatttatgtatGTTAAGTATATTAGTCTTTATACATATGGAATTATAACTATTTAATAGACCTGCACTGCTTGTTGGCCGATCACATGCAATAATGTCATAGACTGTACTTCTTGCTTTTTGTATCCAGTCCACTTGCTATCGTATATATCTGAAAGGATTGTTTGAACCTTTTCCTATTTTTTGTTATGTTGCCATTTAATTCCAGCGGTTGTGGCGGGTGGAGTCGGTCCACCATGTACTAGGtacactaaaacaacaacagtctCAATTAACACATTGATTTTATTCGTCTTCTATTCGTCTGCTTTACtcctgttcactcaaccatgtacaatgaaggtcaactggtcatttcatacacaggcacacacgcTATCCAACCATTGGCCTGCATTTTAAAACTTCCCTAAAATACTTTCAGTCTGTAAATTTTAGTATCTGTTCTCTTTCCCCCACTACCCTGGTTGTTTTTTTGATGGactaaatatatttgtttacagACATGActcataaaattaattaatttaaataaaagtggATAATACCTAACACCTACttgaactcttttttttcagacacattatatgttcattttattatgtaattaaaaaaaccaTATCTATGTCAAGAATGTGGGTTAGTGTTCAAacatattttgtatttgaagaacaatatttatattCGTCCATTAGATGTTGGAATTAAGCTTGCTGTGTAACTTTTTGTGCCACTTAGCAATGTCTAAACTGCGGCGCAAAAATGTTCTGGAAACACAGTTTGTAAATTGAGACTTGAATActttaattaaataaactcaATGAATGTCATTGTTTCTCTGAATCGCAGTAtttaatttcttcttcttcttcatcattctcattgttatgttagagtgttcatatgactagaccaatacttgagatgaactgcgcagtcgtttccaaatcagggagctcttcatatagttttctttctattggggtgatttggggccaatgtcttataagggcctcttggtaaagagagcagttttggaggacgtggagGACGTGGTTGGCATTCTCTGGTCATACTCCACaggggcagatttcactggtatttaattaaatgtaatagtTTCCAATATAGCCAACTAGCTCTGAATCTATTCTTGTCCTACTCTATAAAGTTTCTAAAATCAGTCTCATTTTGAATAGCTCTAGAAGCACATAATATGTCCTAGGGAATCCTGTGCTTTGCACTCTTGCCAGAACTACGAGAACACAGGAGTAAATGACATGTTACTAGTTAACATTTTTACTGTTAACCAAGTTACATTGGCTAGTGACACTTAGCAATTACTGGTGCTCATTATTAGGATCAGATAACCTTTGCTAAATCAGACTACATGGTCAATCAAATCTTAAGAGGAGATGAGCCATTAAGTATTGATTCAGGGACATTTGTAACTTGACCCATTTCTAACATTTAAGTCTACATGGCATTCATTTACTAAAAAAAGTTGTTTCATGTAAAAGTGTGTTTTTTCTTAATAGTGTACATTTATTAATATTGGtttggaaaaaataaaagaatatatttatatttctctgAACGTGGTCAACTAGGGAAACttctggaacagacacaaaatagagcagtgagattcataacaaacgaatattcacatttgactagagtaacacctttagtaaaatcactaaacttagaaagccttcaggacagaaggctcaaaagtaaagtagcaatcatacataaaacactgaaccataatcttcaaatacaaaaacaaaatttaataaaatactctgaaagacacaaagataaaggcacattcccatatgctaggacaaatttgtacaaaatttgtaatatgcatgactaaatgcatgacgcgtaggatgtaatcatcttcttttttgaagtaatgtctgtattatataagataagataagataaataaaaaatggtgaTTGTGAtgacgaaaaaaaaacccattatATTAAACAGCCTGATTCAAACTAGTCTTAATAACCTACCAGTCCAGAGCCTACATCGACAATGAGGTTGCAGTCTGCTTCAAGCATAATGTCATTAACAAATGGAGCCATTCTGGACACTTCATGAAGTTTCTTTGGATTCATTCCACTTGCCTTGAAAGCatcaatatttatttcagtTATTTCTGATGGTGGTGTTCGATCCATTGACAATGTCGTAGCAGTCTGAAGAAATTCAAGTAAACTTGTTGGCAAGCCT includes:
- the LOC106077585 gene encoding methyltransferase-like protein 25B, which produces MEETSFKINIARTLHFLIKYNWIHNTQVTELLKKRVLTNLPTEWLCHLQHLSNEEFNQLPYAGLKTFSKHTGLPTSLLEFLQTATTLSMDRTPPSEITEINIDAFKASGMNPKKLHEVSRMAPFVNDIMLEADCNLIVDVGSGLGYLDHILHQQYGHSVIGLEVNECHISSAERRASKQGLSCHCLKSMKFNITSDVECAQRFEEMIAQLAPTILRGCEHAVTGKHKSQHDASCNEAPRPKVCLIGLHCCGDLTPAMMSFFHTVTCVRSLCCISCCYHKMMYSSGSFSKFPLSSTVKTQLSNVQKQNPSWQISPCTLRLGAQQTRASWREQSVEDHKDHMKHVAFRALLEMAVGADFPEIRKRVRKCDFTSLSAFSDSFFHTDEKSTFYKDKLYELYAKYEQEINLIEFFTCLQVIVQPVVETLIYQDRLIWLLESGYQNSKVIPLFDDQISPRNLALVSYKSV